DNA from Candidatus Cloacimonas acidaminovorans str. Evry:
GACCTACCATATTTTCAGTAATATAAACAGGAACAAATTTATGTCCGTTATGAATACTGAAAGTATGACCAATAAATTGAGGAGTTATTGTAGAACGGCGAGACCAGGTCTTAATTACGCTTTTCTTACCTTCAGCATTTAGCACCTCTACTTTCTTCAGCAGATGAGCATCAACGAAGGGACCTTTTTTAATTGAACGTGCCATTTTCTCTATCCTTATTCTATTTCTTAACTGCTTTCACGATATATTTATCGCTGTATTTATGGGTTTTCCGTGTTTTTCCACCCTTTGCAGGTTTACCCCAAGGGGAAACAGGATGACCACCTCCGGAGGTTTTTCCTTCACCTCCGCCCATAGGATGATCTACAGGATTCATTGCTACACCACGAACTGAAGGACGAATTCCCATCCAGCGTTTACGTCCGGCTTTGCCA
Protein-coding regions in this window:
- the rpsS gene encoding 30S ribosomal protein S19, with amino-acid sequence MARSIKKGPFVDAHLLKKVEVLNAEGKKSVIKTWSRRSTITPQFIGHTFSIHNGHKFVPVYITENMVGHKLGEFSPTRTYRGHKEKKKKVTR